In one window of Holophagales bacterium DNA:
- the gmk gene encoding guanylate kinase: MSVRPAGDLFIVSSPSGAGKTTLIRRILADPAFAGSIHFSVSHTTRAPRPGEVHGREYHFVSPEEFESLVLRDGFLEHAVYDGHRYGTSRGEVEPRLAAGIDVLLDIDVQGARQVRSRMPEVVKVFVFPPSRQVLEARLEARGHNSPDSIVRRLEAAAREMGEFGEYDYAIINDVLDAAVDELRSIVVARRSSRRRRQERLEAILRTFPA; encoded by the coding sequence GTGAGCGTGAGACCCGCAGGAGACCTCTTCATCGTCTCGTCCCCCTCGGGAGCCGGAAAGACGACGCTCATCCGGCGGATCCTGGCCGACCCCGCCTTCGCCGGATCGATCCACTTCTCCGTCTCCCACACGACGCGCGCGCCGAGACCCGGCGAGGTCCACGGCCGCGAATACCACTTCGTTTCGCCGGAGGAGTTCGAATCGCTCGTCTTGCGGGACGGGTTCCTCGAGCACGCCGTCTACGACGGACACCGCTACGGCACGTCGCGCGGAGAGGTCGAACCCCGCCTGGCCGCCGGCATCGACGTCCTCCTCGACATCGACGTCCAGGGGGCGCGCCAGGTCCGCTCCCGCATGCCGGAGGTCGTCAAGGTCTTCGTCTTTCCGCCGTCGCGGCAGGTGCTCGAAGCGCGACTCGAGGCCCGGGGCCACAACTCGCCCGACTCCATCGTCCGGCGCCTGGAGGCGGCCGCCCGGGAGATGGGGGAGTTCGGCGAATACGACTATGCGATAATCAACGATGTCCTCGACGCGGCCGTGGACGAACTGCGGTCCATAGTCGTGGCGCGCCGGTCGAGCCGCCGGAGACGGCAGGAACGCCTCGAGGCGATCCTGAGAACCTTTCCCGCGTGA
- a CDS encoding YicC family protein, translating into MKSMTGFGRAQAALPDGTQISITVRGVNHRFLDLSLKMRDDLGALEAPLRKLVSTAVVRGHVDLSVRVFRPAGGAVSIDGTTAGRYAQEWRRLAEENGLPADLSARDILSLPGVVRVAEDEAGESLGAAILEATRTALEDFDASRRREGAATAAALGVVLERLEAGIASVAEAREGLSERLLAQLRERVARLAAGIPLDETRLAQEVALLADRADITEEIDRFRAHLVEARRLMDGAPAAGKRLDVLAQELHREANTSSQKARELPLTRVLLDLKSDVEALKEQIQNVE; encoded by the coding sequence GTGAAGTCGATGACCGGTTTCGGGCGCGCGCAGGCGGCCCTCCCCGACGGGACGCAGATCTCGATCACCGTCCGCGGCGTCAACCACCGCTTTCTCGACCTGTCGCTGAAGATGCGCGACGACCTCGGCGCGCTCGAGGCGCCCTTGCGCAAGCTCGTCTCCACGGCCGTCGTCAGGGGTCACGTCGACCTCTCCGTCCGGGTCTTCCGGCCGGCGGGTGGAGCGGTCAGCATCGACGGGACGACGGCGGGGCGGTACGCCCAGGAGTGGAGGCGGCTCGCGGAAGAGAACGGCCTTCCCGCGGATCTGTCGGCGCGCGACATCCTCTCGCTGCCGGGCGTCGTCCGCGTCGCCGAGGACGAGGCGGGGGAGTCTCTCGGAGCCGCGATCCTCGAGGCGACTCGCACCGCGCTCGAGGACTTCGACGCATCCCGCCGCCGCGAGGGCGCGGCGACCGCGGCGGCCCTCGGCGTGGTGCTCGAGCGGCTCGAGGCCGGCATCGCGAGCGTGGCCGAAGCGCGAGAGGGACTGTCCGAGAGGCTCCTGGCGCAGCTGCGCGAGAGGGTCGCAAGGCTCGCCGCCGGCATCCCGCTGGACGAGACGCGCCTGGCGCAGGAAGTGGCCCTCCTGGCCGACCGCGCCGACATCACCGAGGAGATCGACCGGTTCCGCGCGCACCTCGTGGAAGCGAGGCGCCTGATGGACGGCGCTCCTGCCGCGGGAAAGCGGCTCGACGTCCTCGCCCAGGAGCTCCATCGCGAGGCGAACACGAGCAGCCAGAAGGCGCGGGAGCTCCCTCTCACGCGCGTCCTCCTCGACCTGAAGTCGGACGTGGAGGCGCTCAAGGAACAGATCCAGAACGTGGAGTGA
- a CDS encoding acetyl-CoA carboxylase carboxyltransferase subunit alpha, which produces MPGVSVENRFEEPLERLRTRIAGLERNPESPARDKAIRKLTERLDKLSGEIYANLTPWQKTLVARHPARPFTLDYVRILLRDFVELHGDRAYADDPAIVAGFGVLGERTVAVVGHQKGRDTKEKIRRNFGMPRPEGYRKALRVMKLAEKFRRPVLTFIDTPGAYPGIESEERGVSEAIAVNLLEMSRLGVPIVATVTGEGGSGGALGIGVTDVILMLEHSVYSVISPEGCAAILWKDQARAREAAEAMRMTAADCKALGVADEVIPEPAGGAHSNPVATIDAVGRALVRHLDRLSSLPIDALLEARYAKFRRMGAWEGTAATR; this is translated from the coding sequence ATTCCGGGGGTGAGCGTCGAGAACCGCTTCGAGGAGCCGCTGGAGCGGCTGAGGACGCGCATCGCCGGCCTTGAACGGAATCCCGAGAGTCCTGCGCGGGACAAGGCGATCCGCAAGCTCACGGAACGGCTCGACAAGCTCTCGGGCGAGATCTACGCCAACCTGACGCCCTGGCAGAAGACACTCGTGGCGCGCCACCCGGCACGTCCCTTCACGCTCGACTACGTCCGGATTCTGCTGAGGGACTTCGTCGAGCTCCATGGAGACCGCGCCTACGCCGACGACCCGGCGATCGTCGCCGGCTTCGGTGTCCTCGGCGAGAGAACGGTCGCCGTCGTCGGACACCAGAAGGGGCGCGACACGAAGGAGAAGATCCGCCGGAACTTCGGGATGCCGCGGCCCGAGGGCTATCGGAAGGCCCTTCGCGTCATGAAGCTCGCGGAGAAGTTCCGCCGCCCCGTCCTCACCTTCATCGACACCCCAGGCGCGTATCCCGGCATCGAGAGCGAGGAGCGCGGTGTCTCGGAAGCGATCGCCGTGAACCTCCTCGAGATGTCCCGCCTCGGGGTCCCGATCGTCGCTACGGTGACCGGGGAAGGGGGCTCGGGTGGTGCTCTCGGGATCGGCGTGACCGACGTCATCCTGATGCTGGAGCACTCGGTCTACTCGGTCATCTCTCCCGAGGGCTGTGCCGCGATCCTCTGGAAGGATCAGGCTCGGGCACGCGAAGCGGCGGAGGCGATGCGCATGACCGCTGCCGACTGCAAGGCACTGGGCGTTGCCGACGAGGTGATCCCGGAGCCGGCCGGCGGCGCCCACTCGAACCCCGTCGCAACGATCGACGCGGTCGGACGCGCCCTCGTGCGCCACCTCGACCGCCTCTCGTCGCTCCCGATCGACGCCCTCCTCGAAGCCCGCTACGCGAAGTTTCGCCGCATGGGGGCCTGGGAGGGGACCGCGGCCACCCGGTGA
- the rpoZ gene encoding DNA-directed RNA polymerase subunit omega produces the protein MTNEEPGADTMTESAETTPSTPLIESKFRLVHIASRRAEQLMLGARPKLETKHTKFSRIALAEVAGGLVKWQMGQRPVESDVDVEGVPAEMVDPLPLITP, from the coding sequence ATGACGAACGAAGAGCCCGGAGCCGACACGATGACCGAATCCGCCGAGACGACCCCGAGCACGCCCCTGATCGAGTCGAAGTTCCGGCTCGTTCACATCGCCTCGCGGCGCGCCGAGCAGCTGATGCTGGGCGCCCGCCCGAAGCTCGAGACGAAGCACACGAAGTTCTCGCGCATCGCGCTCGCCGAGGTCGCAGGGGGTCTCGTGAAGTGGCAGATGGGCCAGCGACCCGTCGAGTCCGACGTCGACGTGGAGGGCGTGCCGGCCGAGATGGTCGACCCGCTCCCCCTCATCACGCCGTAG
- the coaBC gene encoding bifunctional phosphopantothenoylcysteine decarboxylase/phosphopantothenate--cysteine ligase CoaBC gives MSGGASPAPRVLLGVSGGIAAYKAAEIVRLLVDRGAGVRVLMTPAAQRFITPLTLSVLSKAPVVADLWDPASGAVDHIELARWGEVLAVAPATADVLAKMARGIGDEALSTYALAHRKAIVVAPAMNTWMLAHPATQENLRILRGRGAVVVDPESGDLACGDVGPGRMAAPPRIVEAVLGASRVSRSLAGRRIVVTAGPTREPIDPVRFLTNRSSGRMGFALAREAEKRGAEVVLVSGPVSIDPPPNVRLVRVERTAEMLEAVLAEMPSADALVMAAAPADFQAEAFAPRKIKRAGGIPEIRLVLAPDILAAVRQVRTARQVVVAFAAETDDLAGNARRKLLDKGADLLVANDVSRPGIGFDSEENEVLLLAPGESDPVPVPRAAKAVVSARILERLAALLDERCPHVPADHAETTP, from the coding sequence GTGAGCGGAGGCGCCTCACCGGCCCCGCGCGTCCTGCTCGGCGTCAGCGGTGGCATCGCGGCCTACAAGGCCGCCGAGATCGTCCGTCTCCTGGTAGACCGGGGGGCGGGCGTTCGTGTCCTGATGACGCCTGCCGCCCAGCGTTTCATCACACCTCTCACGCTCTCGGTCCTCTCCAAAGCGCCCGTCGTCGCCGATCTCTGGGACCCGGCCTCCGGCGCCGTGGACCACATCGAGCTGGCGCGCTGGGGGGAGGTCCTCGCGGTGGCGCCCGCGACGGCGGATGTCCTCGCGAAGATGGCCCGCGGGATCGGTGACGAGGCACTCTCGACCTACGCCCTGGCCCATCGCAAGGCGATCGTCGTCGCGCCCGCGATGAACACCTGGATGCTGGCCCATCCCGCGACGCAGGAGAACCTCCGGATCCTCCGGGGGCGCGGCGCGGTCGTCGTGGACCCGGAATCGGGAGACCTCGCCTGTGGCGACGTCGGTCCGGGCAGGATGGCGGCCCCGCCCAGAATCGTCGAGGCCGTCCTGGGCGCTTCGAGGGTCTCGCGGAGCCTCGCCGGACGCCGGATCGTCGTCACCGCCGGCCCGACGCGAGAGCCGATCGACCCGGTCCGGTTCCTGACGAACCGCAGCTCCGGGCGGATGGGCTTCGCCCTCGCGCGCGAGGCCGAGAAGCGGGGCGCCGAAGTCGTACTCGTCTCGGGTCCCGTCTCGATCGATCCACCGCCGAACGTGCGGCTCGTGCGGGTCGAAAGGACGGCGGAGATGCTCGAAGCGGTCCTCGCCGAGATGCCGTCCGCGGACGCCCTCGTCATGGCCGCCGCGCCCGCCGACTTCCAGGCCGAGGCGTTCGCGCCCAGGAAGATCAAGAGGGCCGGCGGGATCCCGGAGATCCGCCTGGTGCTGGCCCCCGACATCCTCGCCGCCGTGCGGCAGGTCCGGACCGCCCGACAGGTGGTCGTGGCCTTCGCGGCCGAAACGGACGACCTTGCCGGGAACGCCCGCCGCAAGCTCCTCGACAAGGGGGCCGACCTCCTCGTCGCCAACGACGTCTCCCGTCCCGGGATCGGGTTCGACAGCGAGGAGAACGAGGTTCTCCTCCTGGCCCCCGGCGAATCGGACCCGGTTCCCGTCCCCCGCGCGGCCAAGGCCGTCGTCTCCGCGCGCATACTCGAGCGCCTCGCCGCGCTCCTCGACGAACGATGCCCACACGTACCCGCCGACCACGCCGAAACGACGCCCTGA
- a CDS encoding ATP-binding cassette domain-containing protein, whose translation MKDFARLARLFRPHARAALVAVLAMIGVALFTTLVAYLFGPLFDQVLSPGQGEVVKQGLAADPAARGLGKALAATEEARKTTVIRWLDDGLLDLQRAAGVTEENRGVALPLLLLVAFLLKNLCAFAAEYRFNAVGLAFVRDVRRLVYERLLGQSGAFHAKNPSGDLISRVTGDVDRIQGLFGTDLADLVQSVATLGGLSVLVVSRSPELTLIALVVAPAIVVPVVLIANRLRRISKAGRERMGDLTGVLSETLRGHRVVQAYGAERYEADRFGEVNERTFRLLRKGAGVMALSSPLVETASVLAFIVLLGYAGKRIEAGTMTLGAFISFGVGLVMMYQPFKRATRINLALQQALASARRLFEVLDAPVLVVDRTGATPLAPFESGIRFEGVSFSYPGGPDVLSDVDLDVPRGSVTALVGPSGAGKTTLANLLPRFMDVTAGRIAIDGVDIRDVTLVSLRGAMALVTQDVVLFDDTVRRNVAYGREGVPEERIRAALAAANAEEFVDALPDGLDTRVGEAGGRLSGGQRQRLAIARALLKDPPILILDEATSALDTESERAVQDALERLMAGRTTLVIAHRLSTVRRADQIVVLERGRLVERGRHAELLALGGVYRRLHDLAAFEEEKPT comes from the coding sequence GTGAAGGACTTCGCCCGCCTCGCGCGCCTCTTCCGTCCGCACGCGAGGGCCGCGCTCGTCGCGGTCCTCGCGATGATCGGCGTCGCCCTCTTCACCACGCTCGTCGCCTACCTCTTCGGCCCGCTCTTCGACCAGGTCCTGTCGCCCGGGCAGGGAGAGGTGGTGAAGCAGGGGCTCGCGGCCGATCCCGCGGCGCGAGGGCTCGGGAAAGCGCTCGCCGCGACCGAGGAGGCGAGGAAGACCACCGTCATCCGCTGGCTGGACGACGGCCTCCTCGACCTCCAGAGAGCCGCCGGAGTCACGGAGGAGAACAGGGGCGTCGCCCTGCCGCTGCTTCTCCTCGTGGCGTTCCTGCTGAAGAACCTCTGTGCCTTCGCGGCGGAGTACCGTTTCAACGCCGTCGGGCTCGCGTTCGTGAGGGACGTCCGCCGACTCGTCTACGAGCGCCTCCTCGGGCAGTCGGGCGCCTTCCACGCGAAGAACCCGTCGGGGGACCTGATATCGCGGGTGACGGGAGACGTGGACCGGATTCAGGGCCTGTTCGGTACGGACCTCGCGGACCTCGTCCAGTCCGTTGCGACGCTCGGCGGCCTCTCGGTTCTCGTCGTCTCCCGCTCCCCGGAGCTGACGCTCATCGCCCTCGTCGTCGCCCCCGCGATCGTCGTGCCGGTCGTCCTGATCGCGAATCGTCTCCGGCGGATATCGAAAGCGGGTCGTGAACGAATGGGCGACCTGACGGGCGTCCTCTCGGAGACTCTCCGCGGCCACAGGGTCGTCCAGGCCTATGGCGCCGAGCGGTACGAGGCCGACCGGTTCGGCGAGGTGAACGAGCGGACGTTCCGCCTCCTCCGGAAGGGCGCGGGGGTGATGGCGCTCTCCTCGCCCCTCGTCGAGACCGCGTCGGTCCTCGCATTCATCGTCCTCCTCGGCTACGCCGGGAAGCGGATCGAGGCCGGGACGATGACGCTCGGCGCGTTCATCTCTTTCGGGGTCGGGCTGGTGATGATGTACCAGCCGTTCAAGCGGGCCACCCGGATCAACCTCGCGCTCCAGCAGGCGCTCGCCTCGGCGCGGCGCCTCTTCGAGGTCCTCGACGCGCCCGTCCTGGTCGTCGACCGGACGGGCGCGACTCCGCTGGCGCCGTTCGAGAGCGGAATCCGTTTCGAAGGCGTGTCGTTCTCCTACCCGGGAGGCCCCGACGTTCTCTCGGACGTCGACCTCGACGTCCCGCGCGGTTCGGTCACCGCGCTCGTCGGCCCTTCGGGAGCGGGAAAGACCACCCTGGCGAACCTCCTGCCCCGTTTCATGGACGTGACCGCGGGGAGGATCGCCATCGACGGCGTCGACATCCGCGACGTGACGCTCGTCTCGCTACGCGGAGCAATGGCCCTCGTGACGCAGGACGTCGTTCTCTTCGACGACACGGTGCGCAGGAACGTCGCGTATGGACGGGAAGGCGTGCCGGAGGAGCGGATACGGGCGGCTCTCGCCGCCGCGAACGCGGAGGAGTTCGTCGACGCCCTGCCGGATGGGCTCGACACGCGGGTCGGCGAAGCGGGCGGACGCCTCTCGGGGGGACAGCGGCAGCGCCTCGCCATCGCACGGGCGCTCCTGAAGGACCCGCCGATCCTGATTCTCGACGAGGCCACCTCCGCCCTCGACACCGAGAGCGAGCGCGCGGTGCAGGACGCCCTCGAGCGGCTCATGGCGGGGCGTACGACGCTCGTCATCGCCCACCGTCTCTCGACGGTGCGGCGCGCCGACCAGATCGTCGTTCTCGAACGCGGCCGGCTCGTCGAGCGCGGCCGGCACGCCGAGCTCCTGGCGCTCGGAGGCGTCTACCGGAGGCTCCACGACCTGGCGGCCTTCGAAGAGGAGAAACCCACGTGA
- the priA gene encoding primosomal protein N' translates to MAPDETARRVAVLLPTGFPQLATYRIPADLERPAPGTRVAVPFGTRILTGLVAPGEAVPAPDGTTERDVLSILDERPFLPASFVGLLLRASAYYFAPPGELLRAAVPSRLLDLGEASYVPTSRSVGARPREGRSAEILDAIVELGRATQQELSDRLGSRGLARALRALLDEGLVRVPSEEMRAARPPLTKSWLARGAVSDPRLARRPKQRNALAHLVALGRPASAAELRAAGATPSVLTALVKEGLVAVVEEERSADASVHALPPRASVPVVPTVAQRDAVEAVRAALASGVEARFLLDGITGSGKTEVYLAALEASIALGRQGILLVPEIALAPGLIRRVVARFGERVALLHSGLSDGERSAAWERTRRGEVDAVVGPRSAVFAPLPHLGLIVIDESHDASYKQAEAPRYDARTVARVRSHGESAVLLLGSATPSMEQEQAARDGGLVRLVLPGRPTARGRADVEVVDLRGEPARPGDHGRVLFALRTIELLQGAFDRGEQGIVLLNRRGFSPSLLCRACGHDFRCGSCSVARTYHRRGERLLCHYCGDFVPRPRACPACGSEVLMPVGFGTERLAERFEEVFPGIPYAVLDRDAAARRGGAARVLADFESGSAQALLGTQMVAKGHDFPNATVLAVLDADALLSFPDFRSAERTFQLVTQAAGRVGRGDRPGIVAVQTARPEHEAIAAAVAQDHARFAEGELRFRRTFGYPPFSHLLLALWTARELPEAEAAARTGRTAIGLLPRLRLLGPAPAPLERLKGLYRVQLLIKSDSREALAEAGERLRELDAPPRLDRDPQSLL, encoded by the coding sequence GTGGCTCCGGACGAGACCGCCCGGCGCGTCGCGGTCCTCCTTCCGACCGGGTTCCCCCAGCTCGCAACGTACCGGATTCCCGCGGACCTCGAGCGGCCCGCGCCCGGTACCCGCGTCGCAGTGCCGTTCGGTACGCGCATCCTGACGGGGCTCGTCGCGCCCGGCGAGGCGGTCCCGGCGCCGGACGGAACGACCGAGAGGGACGTGCTGTCGATCCTCGACGAACGGCCTTTCCTGCCGGCGTCGTTCGTCGGCCTCCTGCTGCGGGCCTCGGCCTACTACTTCGCCCCTCCGGGAGAGCTCCTGCGGGCGGCCGTCCCCTCCCGGCTCCTCGACCTCGGGGAGGCCTCGTACGTCCCGACGAGCCGATCGGTCGGTGCCCGGCCCCGGGAGGGCAGGTCCGCAGAGATTCTGGATGCCATCGTGGAGCTCGGCCGGGCCACGCAGCAAGAGCTCTCGGACCGGCTCGGAAGCCGCGGTCTCGCCCGGGCGCTCCGGGCTCTCCTGGACGAGGGCCTCGTCAGGGTCCCGTCAGAGGAGATGCGGGCTGCGAGACCTCCCCTCACGAAGAGCTGGCTCGCGCGGGGGGCCGTCTCAGATCCGCGCCTCGCGCGCCGGCCGAAGCAGAGGAACGCCCTCGCGCATCTCGTCGCGCTCGGCCGGCCGGCATCCGCCGCCGAGCTTCGCGCCGCCGGCGCGACCCCCTCGGTCCTGACGGCCCTCGTGAAGGAAGGCCTCGTCGCGGTCGTCGAAGAGGAGCGATCCGCCGACGCTTCCGTCCACGCGCTTCCTCCGCGGGCGTCCGTCCCCGTCGTTCCGACCGTCGCGCAGAGAGATGCCGTCGAAGCGGTGAGGGCGGCGCTGGCGAGCGGCGTGGAGGCCCGGTTCCTCCTCGACGGAATCACGGGAAGCGGAAAAACGGAGGTCTACCTCGCCGCGCTCGAGGCGTCGATCGCCCTCGGACGGCAGGGAATCCTCCTCGTCCCTGAGATCGCCCTCGCGCCCGGGCTCATCCGGAGGGTCGTGGCCCGCTTCGGCGAGCGGGTCGCCCTCCTCCACAGCGGCCTTTCCGACGGCGAACGCTCCGCGGCCTGGGAACGCACCCGCCGCGGAGAGGTCGACGCCGTGGTCGGGCCGCGCTCGGCCGTCTTCGCGCCCCTCCCGCACCTCGGACTCATCGTGATCGACGAGTCCCACGACGCGTCGTACAAGCAGGCCGAAGCGCCCAGGTACGACGCGCGGACGGTCGCCCGCGTCCGGTCCCACGGCGAGTCGGCCGTCCTCCTCCTCGGGTCGGCAACACCCTCCATGGAGCAGGAACAAGCGGCTCGCGACGGGGGCCTCGTCCGGCTCGTCCTTCCCGGGCGTCCCACCGCGCGAGGCCGCGCAGACGTCGAAGTCGTCGACCTTCGCGGCGAGCCGGCCCGTCCCGGGGACCACGGCCGCGTCCTCTTCGCCCTGCGCACGATCGAGCTGTTGCAGGGGGCCTTCGACAGGGGAGAGCAGGGGATCGTCCTCCTGAACCGCCGCGGCTTCTCCCCGTCGCTGCTCTGCCGGGCCTGCGGGCACGACTTCCGCTGCGGCTCGTGCTCGGTGGCGCGGACGTACCACCGCCGCGGAGAGAGGCTCCTCTGCCACTACTGCGGCGACTTCGTCCCGCGCCCCAGGGCCTGCCCGGCGTGCGGCTCCGAGGTCCTGATGCCGGTCGGCTTCGGAACCGAGCGCCTGGCGGAGCGATTCGAGGAGGTCTTCCCCGGCATTCCCTACGCCGTTCTCGACCGCGACGCCGCGGCGCGACGCGGTGGAGCGGCCCGGGTCCTCGCCGATTTCGAATCGGGATCGGCCCAGGCACTCCTCGGGACGCAGATGGTGGCGAAGGGCCACGACTTCCCGAACGCGACGGTTCTGGCGGTCCTCGACGCGGACGCGCTTCTCTCGTTTCCCGACTTCCGCTCGGCCGAACGTACGTTCCAGCTCGTCACCCAGGCGGCCGGTCGCGTCGGTCGAGGAGACAGGCCCGGAATCGTCGCGGTCCAGACGGCGCGCCCGGAGCACGAGGCCATCGCGGCGGCCGTGGCGCAGGACCACGCCCGTTTCGCGGAGGGGGAGCTTCGCTTCCGCCGGACCTTCGGCTACCCGCCTTTCTCCCACCTCCTGCTCGCGCTCTGGACGGCCAGGGAGCTTCCCGAGGCGGAAGCGGCCGCCCGGACGGGACGGACGGCCATCGGTCTGCTGCCCCGTCTGCGTCTCCTCGGGCCCGCGCCGGCGCCGCTGGAGAGGCTCAAAGGCCTCTATCGCGTCCAGCTCCTGATCAAGTCCGACTCGCGCGAGGCGCTCGCCGAGGCGGGGGAAAGGCTCCGTGAGCTCGACGCCCCACCTCGCCTGGATCGCGACCCGCAGAGTCTCCTGTGA
- a CDS encoding uracil-DNA glycosylase gives MPTRTRRPRRNDALSAALGYFRDLGVREIHLPGHPEARVRDDGGSRAAAGPPREPRGVAPRPAVDAGGSQDGPSFASLTSIQTAVAACQLCGLCRTRTQTVFADGTGRSRLMFVGEAPGADEDATGVPFVGRAGQLLTKMIESGMGLSRSDVYIANVLKCRPPGNRNPEPAEIASCRPYLEAQIELVKPSVLVALGKFASQFLLATDEPISRLRGRWGSRGGIPVMPTYHPSFLLRQPEKKKEAWEDLQQVLRKLGLPIPGKRGEPGA, from the coding sequence ATGCCCACACGTACCCGCCGACCACGCCGAAACGACGCCCTGAGCGCTGCCCTCGGGTACTTCAGGGACCTGGGCGTACGGGAGATCCACCTTCCGGGTCATCCTGAGGCACGAGTGCGAGACGACGGGGGCTCGCGCGCCGCGGCCGGTCCGCCGCGGGAACCTCGTGGGGTGGCGCCGCGCCCTGCCGTCGATGCGGGCGGCTCGCAGGACGGCCCCTCCTTCGCGAGCCTCACATCGATTCAGACCGCCGTCGCCGCGTGCCAGCTTTGTGGGCTCTGCCGGACCCGAACGCAGACCGTCTTCGCGGACGGAACGGGACGGAGCCGGCTGATGTTCGTGGGCGAAGCTCCCGGCGCCGACGAAGACGCCACCGGTGTCCCGTTCGTCGGCCGGGCCGGGCAGCTCCTGACGAAGATGATCGAGTCCGGCATGGGGCTCTCGCGGAGCGACGTCTACATCGCGAACGTGCTGAAGTGCCGGCCGCCCGGGAACCGGAATCCGGAGCCTGCGGAGATCGCGAGCTGCCGGCCATACCTCGAGGCGCAGATCGAGCTCGTGAAGCCGTCGGTGCTGGTGGCACTGGGGAAGTTCGCTTCCCAGTTCCTGCTCGCGACCGATGAGCCGATCAGCAGGCTTCGGGGGCGATGGGGCAGCCGGGGTGGAATTCCCGTGATGCCGACCTACCACCCGTCCTTCCTCCTGCGCCAGCCGGAGAAGAAGAAGGAAGCGTGGGAAGACCTGCAGCAGGTCCTGCGCAAGCTGGGCCTCCCGATTCCCGGAAAACGGGGAGAACCGGGCGCGTGA
- the lpxB gene encoding lipid-A-disaccharide synthase: MRLLLSAGEVSGDQHGAALLAALKERVPGLEAFGMAGDRCAAEGMRLLAHQKDLAIIGVVEALSKIRFARRLIRDLTNAATHEPVDAAVLIDSPDFHLPLARRLARAGIPVVFYVSPQVWAWRSGRARTLARLGRGILTLFRFEKRWYDARGLGESVRWVGHPLVDEAARELAEPASPPPDGRRRVVLMPGSRAGEIRKILPLMREAVSLLAARRNDLDVVLVKADSVSEALLEETGGPALAGWTIVSGPHLALLAASDVLVVASGTATVEGLLAGIPMVVVYRVATISYLLGKLLVRVPNVAMANILSDPGDGSQTVPELIQGAATPERIAAEVERFLSGPAHAAEARRRLALGREDLGPPGAPARTADAVLSLVGTGRA; this comes from the coding sequence GTGCGGCTCCTCCTCTCGGCAGGCGAGGTCTCCGGGGACCAGCACGGCGCGGCCCTTCTCGCGGCGCTGAAGGAGCGCGTCCCGGGTCTCGAGGCCTTCGGCATGGCCGGCGACCGGTGCGCGGCGGAGGGCATGCGCCTCCTCGCACACCAGAAGGACCTCGCCATCATCGGCGTGGTGGAGGCCCTCTCGAAGATCCGGTTCGCGCGCCGGCTGATCCGCGACCTGACGAACGCCGCGACGCATGAGCCCGTCGACGCCGCCGTCCTCATCGACTCGCCCGACTTCCACCTGCCGCTCGCACGGCGTCTCGCGAGGGCCGGAATCCCGGTCGTCTTCTACGTTTCGCCGCAGGTCTGGGCGTGGCGAAGCGGACGGGCGAGGACGCTGGCACGCCTCGGACGTGGCATCCTGACCCTCTTCCGCTTCGAGAAGCGCTGGTACGACGCTCGAGGGCTCGGCGAATCCGTGAGGTGGGTCGGTCACCCGCTCGTCGACGAAGCGGCACGGGAGCTCGCGGAGCCCGCGTCCCCGCCACCCGACGGCCGCCGCCGTGTCGTGCTGATGCCCGGCTCGCGCGCGGGCGAGATCCGCAAGATCCTCCCTCTCATGCGGGAGGCCGTTTCCCTCCTCGCCGCCCGGCGGAACGACCTCGACGTGGTCCTCGTGAAGGCCGATTCGGTTTCCGAAGCCCTTCTCGAGGAGACGGGGGGGCCGGCGCTTGCCGGCTGGACGATCGTCTCGGGACCGCACCTGGCGCTCCTCGCGGCGTCGGACGTTCTGGTGGTGGCCTCCGGCACGGCGACCGTGGAAGGCCTGCTGGCCGGCATCCCGATGGTCGTCGTCTACCGGGTCGCCACGATCAGCTACCTCCTCGGCAAGCTCCTCGTCAGGGTTCCGAACGTGGCGATGGCGAACATCCTCTCCGACCCCGGAGACGGCTCGCAGACCGTTCCCGAGCTGATTCAGGGCGCCGCGACTCCGGAGCGAATTGCCGCCGAGGTCGAGCGGTTTCTCTCGGGCCCGGCGCACGCCGCCGAGGCCCGGCGCCGGCTCGCCCTCGGGCGGGAGGACCTCGGGCCGCCGGGAGCGCCTGCCCGGACGGCGGATGCCGTCCTCTCCCTCGTCGGAACGGGACGCGCGTGA